In Eleutherodactylus coqui strain aEleCoq1 chromosome 11, aEleCoq1.hap1, whole genome shotgun sequence, a single window of DNA contains:
- the TSHZ3 gene encoding teashirt homolog 3, translating into MPRRKQQAPRRAAAYVSDELKAAALVDDDAEAEDGVVEGEPSAKYVCPEKEFTNNSPSYQHSPAGEFSSHEMDSESHVSETSDRMADFESSSIKNEEESKEMLAPLEDSNVSDSLEQMKAVYNNFLSNSYWSNLSLNLHQSTSEKNNASSSSSSSSSSSCGSFDWHQTAMAKTLQQVSQSRLLPEPSLFSTVQLYRQSSKLYGSIFTGASKFRCKDCSAAYDTLVELTVHMNETGHYRDDNHETDNNNPKRWSKPRKRSLLEMEGKEDAQKVLKCMYCGHSFESLQDLSVHMIKTKHYQKVPLKEPVTPVAAKIVPASRKKLSLELDLPSSPDSRGGTPKPTISDANEALQKNSNPYITPNNRYGHQNGASYAWHFEARKSQILKCMECGSSHDTLQELTAHMMVTGHFIKVTNSALKKGKPVMEAPATPTSLLDEKVQSVPLAATTFTPPANNNACLSPKLAVEIKKEVDRDKIIPDDKIKDKEKSGEDEEKFDVSSKYHYLTENDLEETPKGGLDILKSLENTVTSAINKAQNGTPSWGGYPSIHAAYQLPNMMKLSLGSSGKSNPLKPMYGNSDVMSPTKHQPLVSPPSSQTSPVPKTNFHAMEELVKKVTEKVAKVEEKMKEPEGNFSPVKRATPSPSGSEISEPLKTDVLSEVVKSQQNSPVSQKDNCKETSTLEPVENGKDHVKSIIGSLSSSTAIITDHPPEQPFVNPLSALQSVMNIHLGKAAKPSLPSLDPMSMLFKMSNSLAEKAAVATPPIQSKKTDHLTDRYFYHVNNDQPIDLTKGKSDKNCSLASALLSPTSTSSASSSSTVTTAKTSAVVSFMSNSPLRENALSDISDMLKNLTESHTSKSSTPTSISEKSDIDGTTIEEPEENTPAQKRKGRQSNWNPQHLLILQAQFAASLRQTSEGKYIMSDLSPQERMHISRFTGLSMTTISHWLANVKYQLRRTGGTKFLKNLDTGHPVFFCNDCASQIRTPSTYISHLESHLGFRIRDLSKLSSEHIHNQIAQTKSPSDKMVASSPEEETGSSYQCKLCNRTFASKHAVKLHLSKTHGKSPEDHLLYVSELEKQ; encoded by the coding sequence CATATGTCTCGGATGAGTTGAAGGCAGCAGCCCTTGTTGATGATGATGCCGAAGCCGAGGACGGTGTTGTTGAAGGCGAGCCATCTGCAAAATATGTCTGTCCTGAAAAGGAGTTCACAAATAACTCTCCAAGCTACCAGCACTCTCCTGCCGGAGAATTCTCTAGCCATGAGATGGACAGCGAATCTCACGTCAGTGAGACCAGTGACCGCATGGCTGACTTTGAAAGTAGCTCCATCAAAAACGAAGAGGAAAGCAAAGAGATGTTGGCTCCTTTGGAGGACTCCAATGTGTCAGACAGCTTAGAGCAGATGAAAGCTGTCTACAATAATTTCCTTTCAAATTCTTACTGGTCCAACCTCAGCTTAAATCTTCACCAGTCAACTTCAGAAAAGAACAATGccagtagtagcagcagcagtaGCAGTAGTAGCAGCTGTGGAAGTTTCGACTGGCATCAGACAGCCATGGCTAAAACGCTACAGCAAGTTTCTCAGAGCAGACTCCTACCTGAGCCAAGCCTCTTCAGCACTGTCCAGTTGTACCGACAGAGCAGTAAACTGTACGGTTCCATTTTCACAGGTGCCAGTAAGTTCCGTTGCAAAGACTGTAGCGCTGCATATGATACACTTGTAGAACTGACAGTTCACATGAATGAAACGGGACATTACAGAGATGATAACCATGAAACCGATAACAATAACCCCAAACGTTGGTCAAAGCCACGTAAACGTTCATTACTTGAAATGGAAGGAAAAGAAGATGCCCAGAAAGTGCTGAAGTGCATGTACTGTGGTCATTCATTCGAATCTCTTCAGGACCTAAGTGTTCACATGATTAAAACAAAACACTACCAAAAAGTGCCTCTCAAAGAACCTGTTACCCCTGTAGCAGCAAAAATTGTCCCAGCTTCTAGAAAAAAGCTCTCTCTAGAACTTGATCTTCCAAGTTCTCCTGATTCCAGAGGAGGGACACCAAAACCAACTATTTCAGATGCAAATGAAGCTTTGCAAAAGAATTCTAACCCATATATTACACCAAATAACCGGTATGGGCACCAGAATGGAGCCAGTTATGCTTGGCATTTTGAAGCTAGAAAATCCCAGATTCTCAAGTGCATGGAATGTGGCAGCTCACACGACACGTTACAAGAACTCACTGCCCACATGATGGTCACAGGACATTTTATAAAAGTGACCAATTCAGCGCTCAAGAAAGGAAAACCTGTCATGGAAGCCCCTGCTACACCCACCTCTTTACTGGATGAAAAGGTACAGTCCGTACCGTTAGCTGCCACCACATTTACACCTCCCGCTAATAATAATGCTTGTCTTTCACCAAAACTggctgttgaaataaaaaaagaggTTGACCGAGATAAAATAATCCCAGATGATAAAATCAAAGACAAGGAGAAGTCAGGTGAAGACGAAGAAAAGTTTGATGTCTCCTCCAAATACCATTACCTAACGGAAAATGATTTAGAAGAAACTCCCAAAGGCGGGTTAGATATCCTCAAGTCTTTAGAAAATACCGTAACATCTGCCATTAATAAAGCTCAGAATGGCACTCCAAGTTGGGGTGGCTACCCAAGTATCCATGCTGCCTACCAGCTCCCCAACATGATGAAGTTGTCACTAGGCTCCTCAGGGAAAAGTAATCCATTAAAACCAATGTATGGTAATAGTGATGTCATGTCACCTACCAAACATCAGCCACTGGTGTCACCACCAAGCAGTCAGACCTCTCCGGTGCCAAAAACTAACTTCCATGCCATGGAGGAATTAGTCAAGAAAGTGACCGAGAAAGTCGCTAAAGTGGAAGAGAAAATGAAGGAGCCAGAGGGAAATTTCTCACCAGTTAAAAGGGCAACACCGTCTCCAAGTGGCAGCGAGATTAGTGAACCTCTGAAAACTGATGTTCTCAGTGAAGTTGTAAAGAGCCAGCAAAACAGTCCAGTTTCCCAAAAAGACAACTGCAAGGAAACCTCGACTCTAGAGCCAGTAGAAAACGGCAAGGACCACGTTAAGTCAATAATAGGCAGCTTAAGTAGCAGCACTGCTATAATAACAGATCACCCTCCAGAACAACCGTTTGTTAATCCATTAAGTGCATTGCAGTCTGTTATGAACATTCACCTTGGCAAGGCAGCTAAGCCTTCTCTCCCATCTCTCGATCCCATGAGCATGCTATTTAAAATGAGTAACAGCTTGGCTGAAAAAGCTGCAGTTGCGACCCCACCTATCCAATCCAAAAAAACAGACCACTTAACAGACCGTTATTTTTATCATGTCAACAATGACCAGCCCATAGATTTGACGAAAGGAAAGAGTGACAAAAACTGCTCTTTGGCTTCAGCGCTTTTGTCACCCACATCGACATCTTCTGCATCTTCTTCATCTACAGTGACAACAGCAAAGACATCTGCAGTCGTGTCATTCATGTCAAACTCACCGCTGCGCGAGAATGCCTTGTCAGATATATCTGATATGCTGAAGAACCTGACAGAAAGCCACACATCAAAATCTTCTACACCTACCAGTATATCTGAAAAATCTGACATTGACGGTACCACAATAGAGGAACCAGAAGAAAACACACCAGCTCAAAAAAGGAAAGGGCGGCAGTCCAACTGGAACCCTCAACATTTGCTTATCCTACAAGCCCAGTTTGCAGCCAGTTTGCGACAGACATCTGAAGGGAAATACATCATGTCGGACTTGAGCCCTCAAGAGAGAATGCACATTTCCAGGTTTACAGGACTCTCGATGACCACAATTAGTCACTGGCTAGCTAATGTGAAATACCAGCTACGAAGGACAGGGGGGACAAAGTTCCTCAAGAACTTAGACACTGGGCATCCGGTGTTCTTTTGTAATGACTGCGCCTCGCAAATCAGGACACCCTCAACGTATATCAGTCACCTCGAATCACATCTAGGTTTTAGAATAAGGGACTTGTCGAAACTTTCTAGTGAACATATACACAATCAGATAGCACAAACAAAGTCCCCGTCTGACAAGATGGTGGCGTCCTCCCCAGAAGAAGAGACTGGAAGTTCCTATCAGTGTAAGCTTTGCAACCGGACATTTGCGAGCAAGCACGCTGTGAAACTTCACTTGAGTAAAACACATGGGAAGTCTCCGGAAGACCACCTTCTGTACGTGTCGGAGCTGGAGAAGCAGTAG